A genomic segment from Shumkonia mesophila encodes:
- a CDS encoding TIGR04283 family arsenosugar biosynthesis glycosyltransferase has protein sequence MLSVVIPTLQAGGTLGATLDAVTAATGVGEVLVVDAGSTDATRAIATRAGARVIAAPRGRGMQLAAGAAAATGDWLLFLHADTVPAPGWDRALAGFIDDPASRERAAVFCFALDDPSPAARRLERWVDWRTRGLGLPYGDQGLLIARDFYAAVGGFSPMPLMEDVDLARRIGRSRLAVLDAAAVTSAVRYRNEGYMRRGLRNLVCLSLFFLGVDPKRIERLYR, from the coding sequence ATGCTGAGCGTCGTCATCCCCACGTTGCAGGCCGGCGGCACCCTTGGCGCGACGCTGGACGCCGTGACCGCCGCCACCGGGGTCGGCGAGGTGCTGGTGGTCGACGCCGGCTCGACCGACGCCACCCGCGCCATCGCCACCCGGGCCGGCGCCCGGGTGATCGCGGCGCCGCGCGGGCGGGGCATGCAACTGGCGGCGGGGGCGGCGGCGGCAACCGGCGACTGGCTTTTGTTCCTGCACGCCGACACGGTGCCGGCGCCGGGCTGGGATCGGGCGCTCGCCGGCTTCATCGACGATCCGGCCAGCCGCGAGCGGGCGGCGGTCTTTTGCTTCGCGCTGGACGACCCGTCCCCGGCGGCGCGCCGGCTGGAGCGGTGGGTCGACTGGCGGACGCGGGGGTTGGGCCTGCCCTACGGCGATCAGGGCCTTCTCATCGCCCGCGACTTCTATGCCGCCGTCGGCGGTTTTTCGCCGATGCCGCTGATGGAGGACGTCGATCTGGCGCGGCGCATCGGCCGCTCCCGGCTGGCGGTGCTCGACGCCGCCGCCGTCACCTCGGCGGTCCGCTATCGCAACGAGGGCTACATGCGCCGCGGCCTGCGCAACCTCGTCTGCCTCTCGCTCTTCTTCCTGGGCGT
- a CDS encoding DUF2141 domain-containing protein has product MSGKTFVVSAALAAAILFAGDAAAADLTVTVTGLRSDQGTVHVALYDSRDGFPDGDYILEDRVVPAASAVARFAGIAPGTYAVAVYHDENDNDEFDQGFLGIPREGYAFSSGAQALFGPPDFDDAAFGVEAGGTAIAIPMTYW; this is encoded by the coding sequence ATGTCGGGCAAGACCTTCGTCGTATCGGCCGCCTTGGCGGCGGCGATCCTTTTCGCCGGGGACGCGGCGGCGGCCGACCTGACGGTGACGGTCACGGGGCTGCGCTCGGACCAGGGGACGGTTCACGTCGCGCTTTACGATTCCCGCGACGGTTTTCCGGACGGCGATTACATCCTGGAGGACCGGGTGGTGCCGGCCGCGAGCGCGGTGGCCCGCTTCGCCGGCATCGCGCCCGGCACCTATGCCGTCGCCGTCTATCACGACGAAAACGACAACGACGAGTTCGACCAGGGTTTTCTCGGCATTCCGCGCGAAGGCTATGCCTTCAGCAGCGGGGCGCAGGCGCTGTTCGGCCCGCCCGATTTCGATGACGCCGCCTTCGGTGTCGAGGCCGGCGGCACCGCCATCGCCATTCCCATGACCTATTGGTAG
- a CDS encoding PA0069 family radical SAM protein: MEECLPDRPRKGRGAVGNPTGRFEREIRHAVDDGWGPAEDDLPPLRTTVTDEKPRAIISRNASPDIFFNQSINPYRGCEHGCIYCFARPTHAYMGLSPGLDFETRLFAKPDAALLLEKELSKPGYVAQPIMLGANTDPYQPIERDRKITRGILEVLARFRHPVMITTKSALVARDLDILAPMAADRLVSVGISLTTLDKDLARRMEPRAAAPYRRIETIAALSAAGVPVSALVSPVIPFLTESEIERILEAAAAAGARAAGYILLRLPLELKELFTDWLESHFPGRAHHVLNRLRESRDGQLYVAEFGARMRGHGVFADLIEQRFRLACRKHGLISGHDRSMALDAGRFRVPPRPGDQLQLL; encoded by the coding sequence ATGGAAGAGTGCCTGCCCGATAGGCCCCGCAAGGGACGGGGCGCGGTCGGCAATCCGACCGGACGCTTCGAGCGCGAAATCCGCCACGCCGTCGATGACGGCTGGGGGCCGGCGGAGGACGATCTGCCACCGCTGCGCACCACCGTCACCGACGAAAAGCCCCGCGCCATCATTTCGCGCAACGCCTCGCCGGACATCTTCTTCAATCAGTCGATCAACCCCTACCGCGGCTGCGAGCATGGCTGCATCTACTGCTTCGCGCGGCCGACCCACGCCTACATGGGCCTTTCCCCCGGGCTCGACTTCGAAACCCGCCTGTTCGCCAAGCCCGACGCCGCGCTTCTTCTGGAAAAGGAACTGTCCAAACCGGGCTATGTCGCCCAGCCGATCATGCTGGGCGCCAACACCGATCCTTACCAGCCGATCGAGCGGGACCGCAAGATCACGCGGGGAATCCTGGAGGTGCTGGCCCGCTTCCGCCATCCGGTGATGATCACCACCAAGTCGGCGCTCGTCGCCCGCGACCTCGACATCCTGGCCCCGATGGCGGCGGATCGGCTGGTCAGCGTCGGCATCTCGCTGACGACGCTGGACAAGGACCTGGCCCGGCGGATGGAACCGCGCGCCGCGGCACCTTACCGGCGGATCGAAACCATCGCCGCGCTCAGCGCCGCCGGCGTGCCGGTGTCGGCGCTGGTTTCGCCGGTCATCCCCTTTCTCACCGAATCGGAAATCGAGCGCATCCTGGAGGCGGCGGCGGCGGCCGGCGCCCGGGCCGCCGGCTACATCCTGCTGCGCCTGCCGCTGGAGTTGAAGGAGCTGTTCACCGACTGGCTGGAGAGCCATTTCCCGGGCCGCGCCCACCACGTGCTCAACCGGTTGCGCGAAAGCCGCGACGGCCAGCTCTACGTCGCCGAATTCGGCGCCCGCATGCGCGGCCACGGCGTCTTCGCCGACTTGATCGAGCAGCGGTTCCGCCTGGCCTGCCGCAAGCACGGCCTCATCTCCGGCCACGACCGGAGCATGGCACTCGACGCCGGCAGGTTCCGGGTTCCGCCGCGGCCGGGCGATCAACTGCAACTGCTGTAG